The DNA sequence gtgactgtaacattgagggtattttaaagtattaaacacacatttaaaacaatttcaTCAGGctttgtaaacatttaaaaaagaacacaaagaatggcctctcagctatcGTAGTTccaactcttgcgtcatcacaacagggtgttcaacacatcaccgtttctgtttaataaacattgtgcaacattttgtcggggctgaacaCAGCACTGGTGTTGGTGTGAACTGAAATATTActgtatatgtttttcttttccaGATAAGTCTTTCAACTTGTCCCTAAAACGTAAGGCTTCTCAAGAGGTTAATGAAGAGAAGACACTGCAAACTTCCGTTATGTCTCCAAGTCCATGTAAGCTGTGCAGCaaaaatgtttaatatgttgaaaaataatgtgtttgattCTAATTAGCTGAAATGTTCCTTGTTATTAAATGGATTTCCAGCTAAATGCAAACCCAAGAGGCGGGTGAGCAGTGTTATACCTGTCCAGGAGGGCACAGTGGTCTGCGACCAGTCAAGCAAAAAATGGAAACTTGTTGAACTTCTGTGGCAAACAGAATTAGACCTAACATATGCAGGTACCACACATATGCAagacatttaaaggaaaacaccactgtttttcaatattttactatgttcttacctagTGGCGAATAAAAGTGgaaaccaccaaacacttccatgttttgcctatttaaaggtgcagtgtgtaaattttagcactatctagtggtgagtttgcgaattgcaaccaacagctcagttcactgctcacccctcgcttttaaatgcatagagaagctacggtagtcgCCAACAGAAAAACATCTCATTGACGGAGATAACTTAGCAAAAaaggtttgtccgttaagggcttctgtagaaacatggcagcacaaaatggcgacttccacgtaaggggaccctctgtgtatgtagataataaggtctcattctaaggcaaggCTCTGAACCGGTTCAAGGAACGAAAACGAAAACCGGAAACGAACGAAATTTTAACAGGAACAAAAACGAAAACGAAaacaaaatcaattttaattgttctgaacagaaatgtttatttaaaattaccattaaccggttaataacgttattttatcgttttctttaatattgtaCTTTATCAGTGACCAATCATGAATTGAACAGTACAACATGTGACTTTGACGCATCAAGCGTGAGTGACTTTGACACATAGCATGAGTGAAATGCCCGCGCCGCAGTCATCGAGTCTCCGGCCCGATAGCATTTGTCTTAAATAACCACAAAGCTACCCATCAAATGTTCAAATATGTTTAAGTTAAAACTTGCTTGGAAATATGAAGATGTAAACTGTAACTCAAAAAAGCCAGGGGACTTATACCACTGTCAATTACTTTTTAGATGGGTCGCCACCAAGAAATTCCTTTtcgttattatttttcttacgaCAAGCTGTCTTAACAAGTCTGTCTGCAATATTAAAGGATGTGGGGGAGAAGTACAGTAGCCGGGATTCACTGAAGTAACTTACAGAGGCACATTTAACGTAAACATCCAGCAGAGTATGCTGCGGTTTCAACCAGTAAAAgaccggtgttgtgtcgaactcagttccccctatgtttccctttagtgtagtgcttttataacgttttcatcacgttacatttagaaagattaaagatttgaattggttatactaaaaggcataatatcatgtattttattataatacaatttattaaatatttcatacatttgacagttttctattagggtatttcttttaaaatatagcctgtctttttctttttttttactttactggttgttttaaaaatgtaatgtttgcatacataattaaataaatattatacatataatatgattcatactgtaaaaataattgacttaccattaagaacaatacagatacattacagaaatgcacacatatacatctcagtagccattaaaactttaaatatataaataataaaacctataacgtgataaaaacgccataaaaacactacactgaagggaaaaatagggggaacatagggggaacagacttcgacacaacaccggcatAAAACGGGTCGTTTTTTTAAGctgtttataattaaaaaaaattcacgtATTTCTTTTTGGGTTttaacaattaatgaaatgttgaagTTAAGTTATATCATgtgttatgttattatttttgtgtaaaaattAGTCTGTATGCATGCATTTGTTAAAGTATAGCCTGAATTAAaataacgttattaaccggtatttttttaagtaaaccgTTTTCGGAACGTAAATGTTCAATGAGGAACGCAAAaacggaaacgttaaaatatcGATTCTGCTCGGAGTGAAACGATTGCTAATTTTTTTCGTTTTTAAGCcctgttctaaggtaataaaaacataacgggtcATTATAAAACTCTCTGTCTCTGCATTCAAGTGTGCCAGGCGAATCAGTGCTCCGACTCAAATGAATATGAGTACATATTGAAACTGGTAAGCACAGTATTTATTATACTACTAtatctgtgtgtatgtgtgtttgagaCGGTGGCTGTTACAGTATAAGTCCTCTTCCTTAGGGTGCTAAAGAAGGACTCCTGTTTAATGAGCAGAATTTCCATCTGAGAGCAGCCAAATCTGATGCAGGTCAGTCATCTGATCTCAGCATGTACTATATAGCGAATAGAGTCAGATAAGTGCACAAAACATGCTTCTCTGTTTTAATAGTGGAGAAATGGGTGAAACTGCACAAAATGGACTTCCTTGGGATTCCACCATGTCTGGGGTTCGGCCTTCATGAAGCTTACAGGTTTGTGTCCATCTGTTCACATGTTTTTGTATTCGTTGAACAGAGTAAGTCGCactgtaaatgtaaaaagtatCAAACCATGCAGCTCCTGCAAACAACTGATGATACTCGACCTTATCTCACAGCTGACGTCATTTTTATAAACTAAAAGCCTATCACACATGGGTGCAATATCTGAAGACCAAAGCAAAATCTTTGACTATAAACACTTCCTTGTAGGTTTTTAGTTTTTCCTAGCATGGGACAAACTCTACAGTCAATCATGGATGAAAAGACTGGTTCTCTGTCTGAGAAAGCTGTTCTCCAGGTTGCACTACAACTAGTGAGTTTAccatttaaagactttacttTTAAATTTGTTATATTATCACAGCAAATCAATACCATGTTTTGTAGTTGGATTCACTTGAATATATCCACGAGAAGGAATATACTCACGGAGACATCCATGCTGGAAATGTTTACATCAAAACTAACGGTCACACGGAGGTCAGTAAGCATGTCTTTAATGAACTTAAGCATGATCTCTTATATAGGATTTCATATTCAAGCACTTATTTATGTTGTAGGTTTTTTTGTCTGGCTTCGGTTACGCGTTCAGATATTGCCCAGGCAGAAACCACGTGGAATATCGGCAAGGTAGCCGCACTGCCCACCAGGGTAACGTCCACTTCATCAGCCTGGATTCACACAAGGGTGCTGGTAAGCATTTCTTATAAATGCCAGTTGCATTATTTGCATTTAGGGCTGCAAGATAAATTAATCACATGCGTTAgtcatgcgcatctcgtcagtaaagccggttccttgattagtaataaatcgccatcagctactttcagatggagcagaatttactacacaaagccgtagttcactgacaatcagGTCAATTTTGCATTAATTATCGCGGATGTATTACCTGCGATATGTatgcttgtcagtgaactacagctatgctgctccatctgaaaacaggtgATGTCGATTTACTattaatcaaggaaccggctttactggtTTTTAGCATGCGATTTAGCTTTCAGCCCTATTTgcattgtatatattttagaaaGCAAGTCTAAACTGCAtgcatgtggatgttttttagGTCCCTCTCGGCGCAGTGACCTGCAATCTCTTGGTTACTGTATGCTGAGCTGGATGACAGGCAATCTGCCCTGGAGTCACATGACAAACACAAATGCTATTGCTGCAGAGAAGCAGAGGTAAACAAAACACActctagggtgaccatacgtggcATTCTTTTGGACGTGTCcaggccaggatttcggtgcgtctttcggaagtcgtatttgttgaccgcatacggcattcagttaaaaacataagacatacaatcgtagtttcattcttaccttaaaatgtaacggatGCTTTCCtgtcataaaaataataataatcctctatgacgtatgcagtctacaaatacgacttccggaagacagTTGCATTATTTGCATTTAGGGCGTATATGGCACcctaacatatatttttttaggttgGTGTGGTATAGTGGTTAAAGCTCGGTGTGTGTGAATGCAAGATTGCTGTATTGATCCCCACTGAGATGTGAAATAATAGATATCATCAGTATACCTCTGAGCGGGGAACTGTCTTTATGTGTAATCAAAAAGGAATACTACTAGTTTTAAACAAACTGCATTACAAACCACAATTCATCAGTTTTTAACAAAGTAAATATTAGACTTGTAAGTTCTCAGTTTGAGTTTAATGTGTTTCTGCTTACAGGTATATTTCTGATATTCCTGGACTTGTGAGTTGCTGTTACCAAAAGAGAAAGGCTTCAAGTGAGCATTGCATATTTCAGTGGTCTAAATGCATTTATGCACACATATTCATAAAAACTAACCCTGATCAGTAACTAGACTGGTTTATGCACAGATTTTGTATTATTAGTTTTTTGTAATAAAGAATACCTGGGTGGATTTTAGGTGCATTAATGGCATACCTGTCCAATGTGATGAACCTGCAATATCCTGAGAAACCAGATTACTCCCATCTGAAAGCTGAGCTTCGCGAGAGCCTCCAAAAGATGGGTGGGACTCTAAAGGAACCATTGGATTTGCAGGTAACATATTTATTCCCACATGTACATGCAGTCAATACAGAAATACTTGTATATTCATCTCTGCATATTATCTGGTTTGGTTTCTTTGATTCACAGATGAAACCCTAACGTGCCATTTCATTACATGGGAAGTAAAAGGACGTAGGATTTGGAGGATTTTATGCAGAATGTTtataagaaatgttttaagAAAGTGGTAATGCTTTTAAGAATGATTTTATTGCTGTTTTACAATGATGCTTTAGTTCAAACTTTGCTGACTTTATTTTACTCAgcagttgtgtgtttgtgtgctccTATGAATTGAGTTTGACAGTTTTTAGGAAAGCAATGTTTAGTTAATAGAGTGACTTTGTTCTTTAATAAACAGTTTTTACATACCAATAACAGGTGAACTATCCGTTAAAtatcatttcaacttactttgCCTGTTTTCCAAAGCGGCATCTGTAGAACCTAGATGCATTGTAGGAGCTGTCAGTTTCAGAGGTGCTATAGGTTTTTTTCCAGGGCTTTCTCTTCTTaacattaaataaagtaaaaacaaaaagtaatataaaaatTGAAACACTAAAAGATCAAGTCTACTCCTGTCTTTACTGGCCTTGTCAAAGGTTAAATGCCTGTACACTGTCATAAAACCTATGTAAACATTGTTTTACAGGTGACATaaaatttaaaaactattaagggaaatatgaatgtttttaaataaaatacatgacATCTTAAACTAGTGCTTGCCCAAATTTAATcttgtttttaaaggaatagtttacccaaataTAACAATTATCTTGTAATTCACTTCCCTGTATGCCACCCCAAATGTATTTGACCTACTTTCTTCAGTTAAGTAtagttttttaattaaattgcaGGCATGTTATTTTATATGGGTTCAACATAGAAAAGCTCCAGAAAGCTTTCACAACACGTAAAAGAACCATGACATATGATGGTTTCAATGCGCCTCCTAATGTTaaactaaatgttttaatggATATACAACAAACGCAAAATAAGAGTTTTCTGTCATAAGAGGACATACATTAACTTAACAGAGTAGCTTCGATGTTGAGCCTCACAAAAGAAGATAACACAATGGCATTTTAATTCAGAATTATTTGTTGTGTTCAATTGAAGAATTTGGGAAAGACTGAGGTTGAGTAAATTAGGAGAGAAATATCAGATTTATTCAATAGTATACaagtgctggtcatataattagaatatcatcaaaaagttgatttatatcattaattccattcaaaaagttaaacttgtatattcattcattacacacagactgatttattttaaatgtttttttttttttgattattataactgacaactaatgaaaatcccaaattcagtatctcagaaaataaGATATTACTTAATATTACTGGGCTCTCATAACGACTCTATGCCACACGCCGCATTGCTGCAGTAATCCAGGCAAAAGGAGCCCTAACTAAAtattgagtgctgtacatgctcatacttttttcatgttcatacttTTCAGTTGGACAAGATCtctaaaaatcctttctttgtattggtcttGGGTAATgttctaattttctgagatactgaatttgggatttttctTAGTTATCGGTTATATCATCAaaatttatagaaataaacatttaaaatatatcagtctgtgtgtaatgaatgaatataatatacaactttcactttttgaatggagtTAGTGAactaaatcaactttttgatgctattctaattatatgaccagcacctgtattcCGAACGTTTTGTTTACCACAAGGGGGCACCAACATGTCTTTTATTTGAACACATCCGAATTCTAGCGGAACTCAAATTGTTTGGTTCTTCTTTCTGCACGGAACAAAAACATTGCATCACTTTTCAAGAAGGGATCCGCGAAGGCCGATTACCCATTTACATTAGAGTAAAGTATCAGATACACAGTTTAAGCCATGGGACCACCAACGATCAAACGTCGCCGAATGGGAGAGCTGGAGCCGTGGGTCGAGAAACTCATTCAAGACTACGGCAAAAACGACAGTGAATTAAAGACTGTCAAAGCTCATGTTGTCGGGGTAAGTAGTATTGTATAAATGCTAAAGACTAGTGGAAATATTTTGTCTTAACGGTGAAGTGTAAGGAAACGCGTGTGCGTGCTGTGCAGGTGTGTGATCTGACAGAA is a window from the Misgurnus anguillicaudatus chromosome 21, ASM2758022v2, whole genome shotgun sequence genome containing:
- the vrk3 gene encoding serine/threonine-protein kinase VRK3 isoform X1, which codes for MVNFCPQCGSKLQPDFKFCPSCGDRLPEDSTEPLQAIYSELHLNSPVHQSVSCTEVGSAEDSALIRPPLHSTRRKTLGSPATPTEAVRCTDKKSPRKGKKSNQVKEQEVTMQTSSVTLQTPDKSFNLSLKRKASQEVNEEKTLQTSVMSPSPSKCKPKRRVSSVIPVQEGTVVCDQSSKKWKLVELLWQTELDLTYAVCQANQCSDSNEYEYILKLGAKEGLLFNEQNFHLRAAKSDAVEKWVKLHKMDFLGIPPCLGFGLHEAYRFLVFPSMGQTLQSIMDEKTGSLSEKAVLQVALQLLDSLEYIHEKEYTHGDIHAGNVYIKTNGHTEVFLSGFGYAFRYCPGRNHVEYRQGSRTAHQGNVHFISLDSHKGAGPSRRSDLQSLGYCMLSWMTGNLPWSHMTNTNAIAAEKQRYISDIPGLVSCCYQKRKASSALMAYLSNVMNLQYPEKPDYSHLKAELRESLQKMGGTLKEPLDLQMKP
- the vrk3 gene encoding serine/threonine-protein kinase VRK3 isoform X3, yielding MVNFCPQCGSKLQPDFKFCPSCGDRLPEDSTEPLQAIYSELHLNSPVHQSVSCTEVGSAEDSALIRPPLHSTRRKTLGSPATPTEAVRCTDKKSPRKGKKSNQVKEQEVTMQTSSVTLQTPDKSFNLSLKRKASQEVNEEKTLQTSVMSPSPSKCKPKRRVSSVIPVQEGTVVCDQSSKKWKLVELLWQTELDLTYAVCQANQCSDSNEYEYILKLGAKEGLLFNEQNFHLRAAKSDAVEKWVKLHKMDFLGIPPCLGFGLHEAYRFLVFPSMGQTLQSIMDEKTGSLSEKAVLQVALQLLDSLEYIHEKEYTHGDIHAGNVYIKTNGHTEVFLSGFGYAFRYCPGRNHVEYRQGSRTAHQGNVHFISLDSHKGAGPSRRSDLQSLGYCMLSWMTGNLPWSHMTNTNAIAAEKQRYISDIPGLVSCCYQKRKASSALMAYLSNVMNLQYPEKPDYSHLKAELRESLQKMGGTLKEPLDL
- the vrk3 gene encoding serine/threonine-protein kinase VRK3 isoform X2; translated protein: MVNFCPQCGSKLQPDFKFCPSCGDRLPEDSTEPLQAIYSELHLNSPVHQSVSCTEGSAEDSALIRPPLHSTRRKTLGSPATPTEAVRCTDKKSPRKGKKSNQVKEQEVTMQTSSVTLQTPDKSFNLSLKRKASQEVNEEKTLQTSVMSPSPSKCKPKRRVSSVIPVQEGTVVCDQSSKKWKLVELLWQTELDLTYAVCQANQCSDSNEYEYILKLGAKEGLLFNEQNFHLRAAKSDAVEKWVKLHKMDFLGIPPCLGFGLHEAYRFLVFPSMGQTLQSIMDEKTGSLSEKAVLQVALQLLDSLEYIHEKEYTHGDIHAGNVYIKTNGHTEVFLSGFGYAFRYCPGRNHVEYRQGSRTAHQGNVHFISLDSHKGAGPSRRSDLQSLGYCMLSWMTGNLPWSHMTNTNAIAAEKQRYISDIPGLVSCCYQKRKASSALMAYLSNVMNLQYPEKPDYSHLKAELRESLQKMGGTLKEPLDLQMKP